One window of Triticum dicoccoides isolate Atlit2015 ecotype Zavitan chromosome 5A, WEW_v2.0, whole genome shotgun sequence genomic DNA carries:
- the LOC119302424 gene encoding serine/threonine-protein kinase D6PKL2-like, which yields MPPDGDAELAADELQSLSFGSSERSRSASTVSTATASCSTSSSSGPIAGVPAPRSCNPSALAPRLGTVQLSDIRFVRRLGAGDIGSVYLAEVKGKGGALVAAKVMDRKELQGRNKEGRARTEREILEAVDHPFLPRLYGVAEGERWSCLLTEFCPGGDLHVLRQRQPHRRFSEAAVRFYVAEVVAALEYIHMLDIVYRDLKPENVLVRADGHIMLTDFDLSLKCDPTAPTPAHVISDPVGLTGRPSASSTCIIPSCIVPSVSCFSLFPGRGRRRRRRKKASGGGGGGLNGSSDGSLPTGVLDLEFVAEPVELRSMSFVGTHEYLAPEIVSGEGHGSSVDWWTLGIFIFELLYGVTPFKGYDNEMTLANIVARALEFPKDPSVSSAARDLVTALLAKDPARRLGATVGAAAIKRHPFFNGVNWALLRCATPPYVPPPFSAAVATAAGSGGPGKKNSPNDDDDDMSDDSCPGTPVEYY from the exons ATGCCTCCGGACGGCGACGCGGAGCTGGCGGCGGACGAGCTGCAGAGCCTCAGCTTCGGCTCCTCCGAGCGCTCCCGCTCCGCCTCCACCGTCTCCACCGCCACGGCCtcctgctccacctcctcctcctcggggcCAATCGCCGGCGTCCCCGCGCCGCGCTCCTGCAACCCCTCCGCCCTCGCCCCGCGCCTCGGCACGGTGCAGCTGTCGGACATCCGCTTCGTGCGGAGGCTCGGGGCCGGGGACATCGGCAGCGTCTACCTGGCCGAGGTGAAGGGCAAGGGCGGGGCGCTGGTGGCGGCCAAGGTGATGGACCGGAAGGAGCTCCAGGGCCGCAACAAGGAGGGCCGCGCGCGCACCGAGCGCGAGATCCTCGAGGCCGTCGACCACCCCTTCCTCCCGCGCCTCTACGGGGTCGCCGAGGGCGAGCGCTGGTCCTGCCTCCTCACCGAGTTCTGCCCCGGCGGCGATCTCCACGTCCTCCGCCAGAGGCAGCCGCACCGCCGATTCTCCGAGGCCGCCGTCAG GTTCTACGTGGCGGAGGTGGTGGCTGCGCTGGAGTACATTCACATGCTGGACATCGTGTACCGGGACCTCAAGCCGGAGAACGTGCTGGTCCGCGCCGACGGCCACATCATGCTCACCGACTTCGACCTCTCCCTCAAGTGCGACCCGACGGCCCCGACTCCGGCGCACGTCATCTCCGACCCCGTCGGCCTCACCGGCCGCCCCTCCGCGTCGTCCACCTGTATCATCCCTTCCTGCATCGTACCGTcggtgtcctgcttcagcctcttcCCCGGCcgcggccgccggcgccggcgccgcaagaaggcctcgggcggcggtggcgggggcctGAACGgcagcagcgacggcagcctccccACCGGCGTGCTGGACCTGGAGTTCGTGGCGGAGCCGGTGGAGCTCCGGTCCATGTCGTTCGTGGGCACGCACGAGTACCTGGCCCCGGAGATCGTGTCGGGCGAGGGCCACGGCAGCTCGGTGGACTGGTGGacgctgggcatcttcatcttcgaGCTCCTCTACGGGGTGACGCCCTTCAAGGGGTACGACAACGAGATGACCCTGGCCAACATCGTGGCCCGCGCGCTCGAGTTCCCCAAGGACCCCTCCGTCTCCTCCGCCGCCAGGGACCTCGTCACCGCGCTGCTCGCCAAGGACCCGGCGCGCAGGCTCGGCGCCACCGTCGGCGCCGCGGCCATCAAGCGCCACCCATTCTTCAACGGCGTCAACTGGGCGCTGCTCCGCTGCGCCACGCCGCCCTACGTGCCCCCGCCTTTCAGCGCCGCGGTCGCCACGGCCGCTGGCTCCGGCGGCCCCGGGAAGAAGAACAGccccaacgacgacgacgacgacatgtCGGACGACAGCTGCCCCGGCACGCCCGTGGAGTACTACTAG